The following DNA comes from Terriglobia bacterium.
GGTCAACCTTGGTGATCTTCGAGTCGAGAGGTGTCGTGGTGTTGCGGACATACTTCCGCGTGGCGATGCAGCCCGTACTGAGCAACAACATCGGACCCACTGCCACGGCCATTATCCTGGAAAATCTTTTTGGATTCATTATTTTATCTCCCCGGCAGCTCTAAGTTACTACGTTGTGCCTCAATGCATTCTGGCTGCCAAATTCCTTGCAGCAGTAAGTGCTTTGGAATGAATTGATAAGTTTGGCTCGAAGTCTAAAAAATACCCTAACCAGTAACTATCCCTGTAAAATTTATCTGGTCATCAGCCTGCCCCGATTCGCGCATCCGAGACCCAGGAAACTCCTAATCCGATCCTGGCGTCCCTGATAGGGAGACCGCCAGGCGCTCCCCGGAGAATTAACTGTCAGGGCATAGTGCCTGGACGTATTCGAGCAGCTTCCTGAACGCCTTTCCGCGATGCGAAATCTCGAATTTCTCCTCGATGCGCAGTTCGGCGAAAGTTTTGTTCAAGGGAGGATAATAGAAGTACGGGTCGTAGCCGAACCCTCCGGTCCCTATTGGTCCTTCTGTGATGAGCCCGTCAGCCCTGCCGTCAACAACGGTTAAAATGGCTCCGCGCCGGGCAAGAGCAATCACGCAGACATAATGCGCGGTACGGCCGGATGGAGGTACGCCGGCCAGTTCGCGAAGCAGCTTGCGGTTGTTGGCTTCATCATCCGCCTGGGGTCCTGCAAAGCGGGCGGAATAGACTCCCGGGCCGGAGCCCAGGGCATCCACTGAGATGCCGGAATCATCGGCGAAGATCATGCCGTCGTTCCACTGGCTGTAATAGAGCGCCTTCTTGCAGGCGTTTTCTTCAAACGTATTTCCGTCCTCAACGCAGACGGGCCGGTTTTCGATGCCGGGAAGAAGTTCAACTTCAATCCCACGACTTTCGGCGGCGCCCCTGAATTCGCGCAGCTTTCCTGGATTGGTTGAGGCAAGATAAACAGTCAGCATCACGGAAGTGGGAAGTTGAGCTGGCTCCAATTCTTAAATCCCCGCGCCTGGTCAGAGTCTGGGCCTGGCCAATTGAATGCCTGGAATTGCAACATCAGGCGCGCGCGGCCGGCCGCTCAACCTTGGTAATCGACTTCTGCATTGCAACCAATTGCTGAATGGCCGGCCGTGCCAACTCAATCAGCCCGGTCATATCCTCGTTGCCAAAGGGCAGACCTTCAGCCGTTGCCTGCACTTCCACAAAGCGGCCCGAACCCGTCATCACGACGTTCATATCGACCTCGGCGCTGGAGTCTTCTGAATAATCGAGGTCGAGCAGTGTTTCTTTCCGGATAATCCCCACGCTGATGGCGGCCACGAAATCGTTTAATGGAATTTCAGAGATCACCTTCTGTTCCTTGAGCTTCCTGAGCGCGAGCGCGAGCGCGACCATGGCGCCGGTGATGGACGCTGTGCGCGTGCCGCCGTCGGCGCGAATGACGTCACAATCGATCCAGACGGTCCGCTCTCCCAGTTTCTCGAGGTTTACGACGGCGCGCAGAGACCGGCCGATCAATCTCTGGATTTCCATCGTACGGCCACTGGGCCGGCCGCGGGTTACCTCGCGGGGAGTTCGGATTTCAGTCGCCCGAGGGATCATGGCGTATTCGCTTGATATCCAGCCTTTGCCCGTACCTTTCAGGAAGGCGGGCACTCCTGATTCCACCGATGCCGTGCAAATCACCCGGGTTTCGCCCAGACGCATCAACGCTGAGCCTTCGGCGCTGGAGATGAAGCCGGGGATGATTTCGACGGGCCGGATCTCTGTCGCATTCCGGTGGCCGGCCCGCACGAGTTTCCCGCCGGAATAGAGGAGGCCCGAAAGCGGCTTGGGTGTAGAGGACATAACTTCTCCTGGTTTATTGTGTCTGAGCAATCAATGACGGCTCAGGAGCGAAATTGCCGGTCAGGTCGATGTGGCCGTCAAGAGTCTGGACTTCCTCGCCCTGTACAAGGAACCTTACCTCCTTCAACTGAGCGATGTTGGCGCAGAGCGAGTCCACAATGGAATAAATGGCCAGGTTTTCACTTTCAATTCCCGGTTGAAAGTCCGCCAGAGCTTCCTGTGAAAGGTCGATGATGGCGGTCCCATCCTGCGAGAGGAAGACGGCCCTTACGGTTGTGGACGGTGAAAGGGCCGTGCCGTGCCCCTGGTGCGAACCTTCGATGAGGGCCAGAAGGATCTGCCGCACGGCCGTAATGTTATCTGAAGAGAGCTTCAATGACCGCGTCTCCGGCAGCAGATTTCCCGCCGCATAGGAGGGAAAATAAAGCGTGATGGTCTGCGCCTGGCCTCCGGATTGCTGCAGGGCCTCCTCGTTCAATTGCGTTCGCGCGGTCTGTTCAGAACGCAAGGTGCTCTCGGCGGTTGGGGCGAGGTGGCGCCGAAGGGTCCCAAGATAATAAATTCCCGCTGCCAGGACGACTGCGATAACAATGGTCAATATCAGCGCGCGCTGGGACATGGTTACTGTCGCCCTCCTGTAATCGCGCCGACGGCCGCAACGATCGCTTCGCTGATCTGCTGCTGGAAGGCTGGGTTGGTGAGCGCGGCGGAATCGCTCTGCGGCGAAAGGCTTCCGACTTCAATGGCCACAGCAGGCGCGGCGATGCTCTGCAAAACCCTCATGGGAACTTCCATGGGTGGAGTGGACGCCACCTTCGTGGTCCTTTCGAGGTCCTGCTGCAACTCCTGCGCGAGACGGTTGCTCTGGTTCATATAGCGAAGTTGCACTTTATCCCAATTGATAAAAAGGGGCTGCGGGTCCGGGCCGGTGGTCATGGCGAGCGGCGAGGAAGGGCGGTAACTGTACACCATCACGCGGGGAGTCGATTGTCCAAGTTCGCCCGCATGGAACGAAATGAAAGCGACGGGATGCGCGATGTTGGCTTCCGCGGCGCGTTGGTCGAAGCCGACATTCACGTCGCTGGTGCGAGTGAGGACAACCCGGTACTTGCCGGTGGCCTGGAGCGCTTTCTGCGCCTGGGCCGCAAGGCGCGCCGTCAGGTTCTTCTCAAGCATGCCGTCTTTTCCCTGCGCCCCAAGGTCGGAGCCACCGTGTCCCGCATCAAGCACCACGGCCGGCAGCGAAGGGATGGCCGGCGCCACCGCGGGACCCCCCGCCTGGGGCGGGACTGCGGCGGGAGGTTTGCCCGGAACGGGGGCAGCAGCAACCGGCGGCTGAGATGGCGCCGGGGCCTGCTGCGCCACTGTTGCGCCTGGCTTTATGACAGTGGCAATCAGCACCTTGCCGCCTTCTCCAAGTTTGGGGTAGAAGTCAAAGCCTGCCGCTGAAGGAGTCACAATCAGCTTGGGCAGCCCGTCGTGGTCGTCGAATTTCACCTGCGAAACGTAGGGATTGCTGAAATCGAAGCTGGACTCAACGGGCTCGACGGGATTATTGCCCAGGTAGAGAATCCACTTCCCGTTCTGTGCCGCCGTGCGAAGGTTAACCTGCTCCGTAAATTGAATGGTGAGCTGCGCGCCTGCCTGGAGCGGTGACAGGTGGAGGGTGAAGGAATTCGGCCGCATCCCACCCACAAAAATGCGGTTCTCGCCCCGCTTGTACTCGACGGTCTGGTTGATGATCGTGGGAAGGACGGTGGTCACAAAATCCACCGGCGCCATCCACGCTCCATCCATGAAACGAACGGGCTGGGCCAGCTTGACGCGGGCGTTGTTCAGCCTGACCGTAGGGTTGTTATCCTGCAGCCTGATGTGCGTGCCGTTGAACCGCAACTCCAGGGCCTTCCTCCTGTTTTTCAGGTCCTCGATGGTGCCGAAGAGGTTCAGGACCGGGAGCACGGGAAGATACTGGGCGTTGCCGTAAGTTCGAGTCTGAAGGATGGATCGAGACTTCGGGAAGTAGAAAACAAAACTGTCGCTTCGGCCAAGGCGGGGAGCAAACAACAGGAGCATTCCGACGACTGCCACCAGCAGCAGCCAGCGGAAGGAACGGAACCTGCGATTGTGGTGCTTAACCAAAGATTTCACGCGCTGTAGGGTTCCCGTGGCAGGGCAAACCCAGAGGGGTCACCCGTGCCAATCTGATATTTTAGTCGAACTTTTCCCAAGCTTGCAATTGCGCGGGGCCGCCTCCGCGCGCGCTTGTCCCAGTCGTTTTAATGGGCTGCGCCCAGCGAATAGTTGTGAGCATCTCCGACCGCACCCACGCCAATGTGGACGATGGAAATCCACCGCTCCAGCTTATGATGGCCCGTCCGGTGCAGCCAATAGGAAACTCCGATCGAGGCCAGCGTCCCCGCAGCCTCGATGCCAGCGAAGAGCGGCCTGTTGTCCACGATGCTGTTGGTTAACAGCACCTCGGTGTTGCCCTGGCTCCGGAAATGCTGCGTCGAGGTGTAATCGAGCGCGCGAACCGCCGCCACACCAACAAACAGCGCCAGGTTGGTCCTGTCAAAGAAGCGGTGCGTTTTCCTGGGAGGTATCGCCGGTTCGACCTGCACCTGCGGGTCCAGCATAACATGGGGTTTCGTCTGGCCCTGCTGGGCCCGAACCAGGCAGGGCGCAATTCCCATGCCGAGGGTGAAAAACAGAACAGCCGCCGCGGCTCCCGGCGATCCCCAGAGTCGCGGCCAGCGTTCCGCCAAACTCTTGACTTCACCCTGCAGCGCCCGGGATTCGTGGTCTTTCACCGCTCCACCATCAGGCAGCGCACGGGCAAGTTCTGCTGCCCAGCCACGGGTCCCTTCGCGGGCGCGCACTTTGAGGATTGGCAGTCGGTGATAAACAAATCATCAATCATGATTCCGTTGAAGGTGCGGGCCGCAGCGGGGCGAGAGGCTTTTGCCAACCGCTGCCTGTCACAAGGCGAGCATTTTTGGCTGTCCTGTATTTTCAATGACATAGCCAGCTTCGTTTTTCGGTTCGTTCCGGTTTGTCTTTTCCACAGGCACGTTTTTTCAACAACTTCTCCGCTTTGTTTTCCGGTTTGTTCCGGTTTGTTTTTGGCCAATTTCTGTTTGTTTTCAGCAACTTCTCCGGTTCGTTTTTCAAAAAACGTGTTTTTTTGTCCCATTTGCCTCAAAACCAGCGCGAAAATGGCTTTTTGAGGATTGCAAAAATTCGCTCGTCACCGACACGCATTCGTAACCCGCTACTGAGCAAACCGCCGGCCCAACCATGGACCGCGCGCTACGCACACCACGCTCCACTCCCTGCTCCTGCACCGTAACGTTCGCTGTTTTAACCTGGCGGATTTTGTCTGTCCCACTGCAAGACGCGCGCCCGGCCCCGCGCCTTACCGGGAAGAATTAGCTAAGGTTACCATACCTAGCCTACTAAAGTCAAGCAAAATCGGCGGGAGAGGCTCGAAGTCAGGAGCCAGGAGCCAGAAGTCAGGAGGGGCGGGTCAGTCCTGTGGAATTTCCCGATGATTGCTTCAGCGGCTGAAGCCGTCAGAATGGAGGCACGGCGAATGTCGGGGCTGAAGAGTCTGCGTGGCAACATAAGTGGGCTACTAGAAATCAATAAGTTACAAGGATGCCTTGGCCCGCAAGTTGTTGATTCCTCGTTGCGGCTTCGAGTTCTCACGCAGACTCTTTCAGCCCCTGAAGTGCAGCCAGCCAAAGCTCCGAGCCCTGGGGAAGCCTTCAAGGTTTGGGGAACGTCCTGCTCTCTTCGAGCAAGCGTGCTGCTTGCGCGGGATCGGAAGTGGGGAGTTTGCAGGCGTAGTTCTGGCAGACATAAGCGGTGGCCTTGCCGCCGATGGGATGCATGCCGGCGATGAAGGGAAGCCATCCGGCAAGCTGCTTGCCATCTGCGCCATCCACGAGGAAGAGGACCTTGTTGGGCAGGTACCGCTGGTACACCACGGCCAGCAGTTCCTGTGTGTCCTGCCGGGAGGGATCGCCGGCGATGACAACCTGCAGTGGATTCGAGAGGGCGAAGTCCACGGCGCAAATCATCTGGGGGAGGGTTTCCGGAGCGTGCTCGATCTGGCGGCTGAAGGCGGCGAAGACCTGATCGGCTTTTTCGCGCCAGTCCGGGCGGTTGGCCATTTCGACGAGCCGCAGCAGATTCATGGCAGCAACGGAATTGGCGGAAGGCTCGGCGCCGTCGTAAGCGTCCCGCATTCTCACCAGGATGGACTTGTCGTTCTGGGTGGTTTGGAAATAGCCGCCGCCCTGGTCATCCCAGAAGAGGTGGTCCTGGGTTTCCTCGAGTCGAATGGCCCAGGTAAGGTCCGAGAGGCGGAATGAGGTTTCGTACAGATCGAGCAATCCCTGGATGAGGCCGGTGTAGTCATCCAGAAACCCGCTGATTCCCACCTCGCCCTCACGGTAGCGGCGCATCAACAGACCAGTCTGGTCATCGTAGAGCTTGGACTTGATAAAATCCGCCGCGCCCTGTGCCGCCTGGACGTAGGCAGGCTCGCCGAGCGCCTGTCCGGCGCGCGCGAAAGCAGAAATCATCAGGCCGTTCCAGGAAGTCAGAACTTTGTCATCCAGAGGGGGGCGCGGGCGCTGGTCGCGGGCCGCAAGCAGCCTGCTTCGGGCATCGGCGAGCGTGGCGCGGATTTCTTCAGGAGACTTGCCAAACTGTTTTGCGGCTTCCTCGACGGAATGCGCCACCTGGAGAATGTTCTTCCCCGTGAACTCCCCCTGGGGATCGTTCTGCGGGGCGACGTTGCCGTCGGGCGCAACGTCATAGGCGTAGTCAAAAATCTTGGCTGCATCCGGGCCCAGAACTTGTTCGATCTCGCCGGCAGTCCACAGATAGAACGCTCCCTCGCCGTGTTCGGGCCTGTCTTTTTCAATCTGGCTGTCAGCGTCTTCGGCGCTGAAAAATCCTCCCTGCGCGCTGCGCATATCGCGCAGGACGTAGTCGAGAACGTCGCGCGCGATGCCCGCGTAAAACGGGTCGTGCGTGATCTGGTAAGCATCGAGATAGGCGATGGCCAGTTGCGCCTGGTCATAGAGCATTTTTTCGAAGTGCGGCACGTGCCACTTTGCGTCCACCGAGTAACGGTGAAAACCGCCGCCCAGGTGGTCGTGGATGCCGCCGTCCGCCATGGCGTGCAAGGTGTTCAGAGTCATCTGGAGCGCGGGCTGGTCGCCGCTGCGGACGTGATAGCGCAGAAGAAAGTTGAAGACCACCGGCCGCGGAAACTTGGGCGCGCCGCCGAAGCCGCCATTCGCGGGATCGTAACCTGACTTGATCTGCTGATAGGCGTTGCTGAGGGTTGCGTCCGTGATGTTCGCTTTCCCGGGCGAGGGCGCGTTGACGGATTTTTCAAGATGCTCCACCACATCGGCAGCGGATTGTTCAATGCGCGCGTTATCTTTCTTCCACGCCTCGGCAACCCGCTCGAGGACGGTGCTGAAGCCCGGGCGCCCGTAGCGGTCAACGGGAGGCCAGTAGGTGCCGCCGAAAAAGGGTTTGAGGTCGGGTGTGAGGAAAACGGACATCGGCCAGCCCCCGCCGCCCGTAGTGGCTTGCACAAAGGTCATATAGACCTTGTCAACGTCCGGGCGCTCCTCGCGGTCCACTTTGATGTTCACAAAGTTCTCGTTCATGATGCGCGCGATTTCGGGGTTGGTGAACGACTCGCGCTCCATCACGTGGCACCAGTGGCAGGTGGAGTAGCCGACGGAAAGAAAGATGGGCTTGTTTTCGCGCTTCGAGAGGTCAAAGGCTTGCTGGCCCCAGGGATACCAGTCCACGGGATTGTGGGCGTGCATCAGCAGATAGGGGCTGCTCTCGTGGATGAGATGGTTGGTGTAGTCGTGCGAAACCGGGTTTGCGCCAGCTTCGGCCATGCTTCCAACTCCTTTCCTGATGGTGCCGGCCGAGGGACGCCAAAGCCACGCCGCGGCCGCCAGCGCAATGGCCAGTGCCAGAATCCAGCCTTTTTGCGGAGTGCCGATGCTCAGGTCCGGTCCCTTCAACCATTTATACGGTCATTATATCGAGAATGACGGACATGAAGATATCATGCGGGGAACCGATCACCCGACCGCAAGAGATGAGCCGAACAATAGCGATGTTGGGACCCTGGTAAATCCGGGCGCGCGGGACCTGGGCAATCAGGGCTACAGATAACGCCGGAACCACTCGACGGTCTGCTCGATCACCGCAGATTCCCAGGCGATGGAGGTGAAGGTGTGGTCGGCGCCGGGGATGATGACTTTCTGCTTGATGATGGCGCCCGACGCCTGCAAAAAATCTCCTGCGTGGGAGAGTGGAACGGTGTCATCCTTGCCGGGATGAATGATACGCATGGGCTTTCGAAACCGGCGGATGGCCTTGAGCGGATCGACTTTGGCGGCCTCCCTTACGAAGCGGGCGGAGATGAGGCGGGCATCGTATTCAAAATCGCCGGTGGGCGATGGTTTCCCCAGGCTGCCGGGTAGCTGCTGGAGAATTGCCGGATGCGCCACGGCACTCCACAGGACCAGAGCTTTGGCGTCTGCTGCGGGCGCGACACAGGCTGCCACGCAGCCTCCCAGAGAAAGCCCGCACAGTCCCAGCCTGCCCGCGTCGATCCCTTTTTGCCGGTGCATGAAACGGACGGCGGACCGGGCATCGGCGATTTCGCTCTGGAGAGTGGCTTCGCAAAAGCTCCCATCCGATTCGCCTGAACCATAGAAATCAAACCGCAGGCTGGCAATCCCCTGGCCCGCCAGGGCGCGGGCGCACTTGATAAAAATCCAATGGGATTCCATCCGATCGCCGGTGAAGCCATGGAAAAAGACGACCGCGGGTAACCTGCCGCGGCCGCTGGCCGGCCGATGGAGCATGCCGCGCAGCAATTTGCGCCGCGCATTGGAAAATTGGACAAGAGTTTCCATGAGCTTCTATGGCTTGCCAGACGTTTGTCTGATTTTCGGAACGGCAGTTTCTGCCGCAGGCGCTTTTCTCGCCACGGGTTGATCCTTCGCCTGCAATCGGAAAATGCCGGCCGTCCGCGGCATCTTCATTTTGAGCGGGGCGTTGCCTCCCCATTCTCGACCTTGTAACCATCTTTTTGCCAGGAAGCGATGCGGCAAAAAGACGTGGCCTGATAACCCATCTTCCTGAGTTCCAATGCGGCGCGGGAACTGCGTCCGCCGTGTTCGCACGTGGTGACGATGGTCGTTTCCTTTGAGACGTGCATTTCCCGGACTTTCGCGGCGAGGGTGTCAATCGGAACATTAACGGCTTCGGGTATATGCCCTTTGGCGTATTCTTCAGGCGTACGCACATCGAGCACCAGAACTTTTCCTTGTTGGCCGAGCATCGAGTGGAGGCGTTCTGCGGACGTCTCCGGCGCGCCGGAAGCGACCGATGGATGCTTCTGAGGCTGGGCAGCCAGCGAGGCTGTGAATACGCAGAGAACTGCGATTCCGGCGCTAACTTTAAGTTTCATAACTTTCCCTCCCGCGCGTCCCCTAGCCAAGCCATTGGGGATTCTGATAAGTGCCGTCGTAGGTGTGCGAAGTCTTGAAAAGTTCGAGGCCTCCATTGGCCGCAGCCTTCGCTGTCCTTGTCAGCAGCGCGGCCAGCTCACTTTCGCTCATCGGCTTGAAAGTGCGCACGGCTTCAAGCCCCTGCTCCAGGCGGTCCATTGATTCGCAGCCGTTGATCACGACAGAAGTGGGCAGGTTCATCGCGTAGTGCAGGCAATCGATGGCCGGAAGCACGTTGTTGCGGGGAATGGCCCCATCGGCCAGCGGCTTCATGCCCAGCACTCCGATGCCGTGTTTTACGCAGACCGGGACAACCTGATGCGCGAAACTGTGGTAATGCGCGTCGAGCACGTTCAGGGGCATCTGGACAGCGTCAAAGGTGAACCCATGATCGAATCCGGTGTTGAGCATCTTCAGGTGGATGGCCGGGTCCTTGTGTCCTGTGAAGCCGATATACCGCACCTTGCCCGCCTTGCGGGCGGCCAGCGCGGCCTCGAAGGCCCCGTTCGGCCCGAAGATGCGGTCCGGGTCGCCCATGCGAATCACCTCATGGAACTGGATCAGGTCAATCACATCGGTCTGGAGGCGCTGCAAGGATTCGTGGAGCTGTTGTTCCCAGGCGCTTTTAACCTGAGAGTCAGTCTTGGTCATCAGAAAAACTTTCTGCCGGTAACCGTCCTGGAGCGCTTTGCCCATGCGCATCTCGCTCGCGCCATTGTTATAGTCCCAGCAGTTGTCCATAAAAGTGACGCCGCGGTCGATGGACGTCCGGATCAGGTGAATGCTGTCCTGCTCGCTTGAATGCATTCCGATGTGATATCCGCCCAGCCCAAGCAGTGAAACCTTTTCTCCGCTGCGCCCCAGCGTCCGATAGATCATGCCTTGCGAATTTTGATCTGCCAAGGTCTTCTCCATTGCTGAGGGACCGAAGCTGCTCCCGGTTATTCCGGCGATCCCCACAGCCATCCGGCCCAGGAAGTCTCTCCGTGTCGGTCTCTCTCGGTTATTGTTCATGCGATGGCCCTCCTTGGTTGGGGATGGTCCCCGTAAGAGAATGCCATTTTCCTGGTCGATTTTGAAATCATATCACGACTGCACGGCCTGTTCACCCGCCAATTGCCGCCGGGTTCCGGTAGCCTGCTATTTCGGAGAAAAGTGGTTATTTCCTTTTAAGCATCATAGGATTGGTGGTGATGGCGCAATGGCCCTGCCTCCGGGGACCGCGCAGACTGCGCCCATCCATCAAAACTCCCGATAAGGAGCCCCGTATGCACGCAAAACTCTGGACTGACCTGTTTATTCCCGGCCTGCCGGTGATCGACAAGGTCCTTCGGGCTGTTATCGTGTACTTATTCCTGGTGGCGGCATTGAAGCTGGCCGGAAGGCGGCAACTGGCGCAACTGAATGCCTTTGACCTGGTTGTCCTTCTGACGATATCCAACACCGTTCAGAACGCCATCATCGGCAACGATAATTCCGTTACGGGCGGGTTGATCGGCGCCGCGACACTGCTGGGGGTCAATTACCTGGTTGTCCGGTTCGCGTTTGAGTATGACAGGAAGCGCCGCCGCATTCCTGACTCGGGAGTGGTTCTTATCGCAAGCGGCAGGGTTCAGCCGGAATCGTTGAAGAAGGAGTTGATCAGCATGGACGAGCTTAGAGAAGCCGCCAACCGCCAGGGTATCCCATCGCTCGGAGAGATTGAGCGGGCGGTGCTGAACCGGGACGGATCCTTCGCTTTTAAAAAGAAGAAAGACCGTGCGGAAGGCGCCGCCTATCAGGAAATTCTGAACCGGATTGACCATCTTGCCGAACAGATTGGCCGATGGCAGCCCGGCCAAGGGCCTGCGGGAAGTTGACCATGGCTAGCGGCGGACATACTCCGCGCCGTAAAGGGTGACGGCGCCGGTGGGCAGGCCCTGCACGCGAGCGATGCGGGCCGGCAGAAAGATGTTTCCGCCACCCGATGAGTAGGGAATCGCGATCTCGATTTGGCTGTCCTTTGGGTAGGGCCGGCGGCCTTCAAAGCAGAGGCCGCTTCGGGAAACATTGCGCACCCTGACCAGTTCCTCTCCCTCGCCGTTTTGGATGCAGGCTATGGTCCGCACATCGCGGCGCGGATCGCGGCGGTCTTCCTGACCGCTCCTGTCGGAGGATTCGGGGTCATCTGCCACGCCGGGAAGCGCCTCATAGGATTTTCTCCACAGGCAGGCGTCGGCGCAGCGCCGGCAAAAGCGCGACAAAGTCTCGCTGGATTCAAGCACTTCCAGCTCAAATCCGTCGAGATAGACCAGTTCGCGCGTACGGCAGGTGAGACATTCAAGAACAATTCTGCCCACTGATCCGGCCGAATCTCCTCTGGGCGGGAAGTTAATGCCCCAGGGTTGGGCCTCCGGCTCTAATAGCATGATCCCGTAAACGTTCTGCTTTGATTTTCCATTCACACGGGCCACCACGCGGGCCGATGCTTCCTTGCCTGTTTCAAGGCACCGAAGCGTAATCTCCTGGTCCGGCGCCAGGTTCTGCTTTAGGCGGACGCGCGCGCCAGTCTGGCTGACCACTTCGGTCCAGCCTTCGCACAGGAAAATGTCGCCAAAAAGATTGTTTCCGATCACCTCGACCGGCAAAGCAAGACTGATTCTCTCGCTCTGCCGTCCTCTTTGCTCAATCACAGCTTCTCTTCTTCCCCACAAGCGGGACCTCCAGGTTTATCAATCGCGGCAGCAAGCGCGTTGGCTCGACTCGCGAAGCCACGTCCGGCCCGGGAGCGCCGTGCGGCCTCGAGGCCGTGCGATTTTGATGTCTTTCTAGTTATCGGCAACGCCAGGCAATGCTTTAGAGCCTTCTTAACGCGGCCTCCTGGCATCGGCCGGCGGTTTCGGCAGGAAAGCGGAGACGGGCTCTGTACTTGATGACAAGCCACAGCCGCGGGGACCTGCCCCGCCGCCGGGTTTGCCTCGTGGATGTCTCGCGGAAATCCGTTTAGATTACAAATTGTATGTGTCAGAATGGGCGATTAAAATGAGATAAGGAATTTCCGATTGACAGCAGGGGCC
Coding sequences within:
- a CDS encoding PilZ domain-containing protein codes for the protein MIEQRGRQSERISLALPVEVIGNNLFGDIFLCEGWTEVVSQTGARVRLKQNLAPDQEITLRCLETGKEASARVVARVNGKSKQNVYGIMLLEPEAQPWGINFPPRGDSAGSVGRIVLECLTCRTRELVYLDGFELEVLESSETLSRFCRRCADACLWRKSYEALPGVADDPESSDRSGQEDRRDPRRDVRTIACIQNGEGEELVRVRNVSRSGLCFEGRRPYPKDSQIEIAIPYSSGGGNIFLPARIARVQGLPTGAVTLYGAEYVRR